Genomic segment of Alphaproteobacteria bacterium:
TCGACCAGAAACGCCGCGACCTGAAACCCGAAGACACCGTCAAACACGTGCTGTGCCCGCAGGGCGGCGAATACCTGAAAGTGATGGACAAGACGCGCCATGTGATCGGTTACCTGCGCGACTTCCTGTTCGATGCCGCAATGGTGGAACAGAAGGTCGGCACATTGTCGGGCGGGCAGAAAAACCGTTTGCTGCTGGCCAAGGTGCTGGCGAACCCCAAGGGATTGCTGATCCTTGACGAGCCGACCAACGATCTGGATATGGATACGCTCGATATGCTGGAGGAAATTCTGGCGGCCTATACCGGCACGCTGATCGTGGTGTCGCATGACCGCGACTTCCTCGACCAGACAGTCAGCAAAATTCTGGCATTTGAAGGCGACGGGCGCGTGCATGGCTATATCGGCGGCTATTCCGATTATATCGAGGCGCGCAAACGCCGCCGCGACGACGAAGACGACGAGGATGATTTCCTGTCCTTCCGCGAAGCGAAGAAACCGAAACCGCAGAACAGCGCGCCCGCGCCCGAACAGGCGAATGACGCGCCGAAGGTCTATAAGAAACTGACCTATAAACTGCAATACGAACTCGACAACCTGCCCGCGAAAATCGAAGGGTTGCAGAAGGAAATCGAAAGCCTTGAACGCGTGCTGGACGATGCGGAGCTGTATGCGCGCGATCGCGGCGCGTTCGATACCGCATCCAAGCGTCTGGCGCAGGCGCGCGGCGACATGGAATCCGCCGAACTGCGCTGGCTGGAGCTGGAGGAAATGAAGGTCTCCGGCGCGGGCTGATTTGCGTTTCCGATTATTGTAAAAGCGTTTTTTCGGTTGGCGCATACGGTTGAATCTGTCATGAATCGATAGTCGCGGCAGCAAAATGTGATTCTGCGGAACGCCACGTTTTAACGCCGGTTGTGCAATCATTTGAATCGGGATTCATCACATGGCAAAAGTCACCCAGCCCACCATCACCCTGAAAAACATCGCGGCCGAAATTGCCGAAAGCCAGGAACTGTCCAAAAAACAAATGAACGCGATCATGGAAGAAATCGTCGATCATCTGGTGAAGAACCTGAAAAAGGGCAACCGCGTGCGTCTGGCCGGCCTTGGCATCCTGCAGGTGCGCAAGCGCGCCGCGCGCATGGGCCGCAACCCCGCGACCGGCGAAACCATCAAGATCCCCGCGAAAAAGAAAATCGCCTTCCGCGCGGCGAAGGAACTGAAGGAAGCAGTCGGCAAGTAATCTGCCGCGCTGCCAATAAAAAACCCGCTCCAGCGATGGAGCGGGTTTTTTAGTTTTAACACTTAACCCCAGCCTTCGTCGGGGTTGCGGTTCTTGTTTAAAACGCGTGCCGGTAAACCCACATCAACGCCCCCGCAAAGCAGAAGGTGAGGGGGATGGTCAGAACCCATGCCCAGACGATATTGCCCACAATCCCCCAGCGCACGGCAGACAACCGCTTGGTTGCGCCGACCCCCATGATGGATGTGGAGATGACTTGCGTGGTCGATACCGGAATACCGAAATGCGACGCGCCGTAGATGATCAGGGATGCCGTCGTTTCAGCCGCGAAACCGTGAATGGGCTGCAGCTTGATCATTTTCGTGCCAAGCGTGCGGATAATGCGCCAGCCGCCCGTCATCGTGCCGATGCCCATCGCAATCGCGCAGGACAGCACAACCCATGTCGGCACATGGAAATCATCGGTCGGATAGGTGAGCATCAGCGCGAGCGCGATAATCCCCATCGATTTCTGCGCGTCGTTATGCCCGTGGTTCAGCGCCATGAAACCGGCGGAGAGGATTTGCAGCTTGCTGAATACCTTGTTGATCTTCCCCAGCGCAACCTTATGCACCGCCCATGTCAGGCCAAGCATGATGACGAAGCCGAGCGTCACGCCAAGGATGGGCGATGTCACCATCGGCCCCACGACTTTTTCCATCACCTTCGGCCAGATGATGCTCTCGTTCCCCGCCGAGAAAAACGTCGCGCCCAGCAGCGACCCGATCAGCGCGTGGGACGACGATGTGGGCAGGCCCTTGTACCACGTGATCAAATTCCACACGATGGCGGCAGTCACGGTGCAAATCACGGTCTGGATAGTGATATTGGCGGCGTTCACCAGGCCTTTGCCGATGGTGGCGGCGACTTCGGTGCCCATCAGCGCGCCGATAAAGTTCAGCGCCGCGCCGTACAGCACGGCATGGGCGGGGCGCATCACGCGGGTTGAAACGACCGTGGCAATCGCATTCGCCGCGTCGTGAAACCCGTTGATGAAATCAAAGCCGATGGTCAGGACGACCGCGACGATGAGGAGCAGGAGTGCCGGTTCCATCGAAGCCCTTAATTATATTTAAGTGCGATTTGCAGCGCGATGCCGGCGGCGTCGCGGTAACCGTCGATAACCCGTTCCAGCAGGTCGTAGATATCCTTGCGCAGCACCAGCTGTTTCGCATCCGGCGCGGTGTCGATCAGGATGGTCAAAAGGTCGCTGAGGATTTCGTCGCCGCGGTTTTCCAGCTCGTCCAGCAGCTTGGCTTTCTCGATGATCTGCTGCGCCTTGCCGCCTTTGATCAGCGCGTCGATCATGATCTGCATGCCGTCGGCCTCCAGCAAAATCACTTCGACCTGCCGCTTCAGCTCCACCGCGTCCTTGAACTTGTACATGTCCATATGTTCGCGGGTTTTCTCGATGGTCTTGGTGATGCGGTAAAGGTATCCGCAGATCGACTGGATGTCTTCGCGGTCGAACGGTGTGACGAAACTGGTGCAAAGCTGCTTGGTCACTTCGGATGAAATCGTTTTCGCCTGCGCCTTGCACGACGTGATCGCGGCACCGGCTTCGCGGCGCGCGGCGGGGTCGTTGCTTTCGACGAATGTTTTTAAATGCAGCGAAGCGGTATGCGCCTCGGAAGACAGCTGTTGCAGGTAGGTGTAAAATTTCTGCTCGTTGGGAAGCAGTTTTGCGATGTTGAGCATCGTTGGTGAATCTCCTTTATGCTGCACGGCAGCAATGTACCGCGCGAATATGATTCCCGTCAAGTGTTTGACATAAAGTGAGATGTCATCCTTCGCTTTCGCTCAGGATGACAAAG
This window contains:
- a CDS encoding HU family DNA-binding protein, whose protein sequence is MAKVTQPTITLKNIAAEIAESQELSKKQMNAIMEEIVDHLVKNLKKGNRVRLAGLGILQVRKRAARMGRNPATGETIKIPAKKKIAFRAAKELKEAVGK
- a CDS encoding inorganic phosphate transporter, whose amino-acid sequence is MEPALLLLIVAVVLTIGFDFINGFHDAANAIATVVSTRVMRPAHAVLYGAALNFIGALMGTEVAATIGKGLVNAANITIQTVICTVTAAIVWNLITWYKGLPTSSSHALIGSLLGATFFSAGNESIIWPKVMEKVVGPMVTSPILGVTLGFVIMLGLTWAVHKVALGKINKVFSKLQILSAGFMALNHGHNDAQKSMGIIALALMLTYPTDDFHVPTWVVLSCAIAMGIGTMTGGWRIIRTLGTKMIKLQPIHGFAAETTASLIIYGASHFGIPVSTTQVISTSIMGVGATKRLSAVRWGIVGNIVWAWVLTIPLTFCFAGALMWVYRHAF
- a CDS encoding DUF47 family protein, whose protein sequence is MLNIAKLLPNEQKFYTYLQQLSSEAHTASLHLKTFVESNDPAARREAGAAITSCKAQAKTISSEVTKQLCTSFVTPFDREDIQSICGYLYRITKTIEKTREHMDMYKFKDAVELKRQVEVILLEADGMQIMIDALIKGGKAQQIIEKAKLLDELENRGDEILSDLLTILIDTAPDAKQLVLRKDIYDLLERVIDGYRDAAGIALQIALKYN